Proteins encoded together in one Deinococcus hopiensis KR-140 window:
- a CDS encoding tyrosine-protein phosphatase, with protein sequence MVSVPDGALNFRHPLPGLYRSGNLSRLTERGQAELLALGLGRIVDLRNRAEREVDAPPFLGRTEYLNLPLLPYRNQALNAASAVAAGNADFYRTYLEHAANHVTVVLGALLDAPPGPVLIHCHAGKDRTGLIAALCLELCGTPRGQIAGDYAASGLALVDFYAEWRRRKVPGAWAREAPFAVSRPVDILAALQYLDTQWNGLCAYLSAFGFSSREQGRLRARLLM encoded by the coding sequence ATGGTTTCTGTTCCCGACGGCGCCCTCAACTTCCGCCACCCGCTGCCCGGCCTGTACCGCAGCGGCAACCTCAGCCGTCTCACGGAACGGGGCCAGGCCGAACTGCTGGCGCTGGGACTGGGCCGCATCGTGGACCTGCGCAACCGTGCCGAGCGGGAAGTGGACGCGCCGCCCTTTCTGGGCCGGACGGAATACCTCAACCTGCCCCTGCTGCCCTACCGAAACCAGGCGCTGAATGCGGCGAGCGCCGTGGCAGCGGGCAACGCCGACTTCTACCGCACGTATCTGGAGCACGCTGCCAATCACGTAACGGTCGTCCTGGGGGCCCTCCTCGACGCTCCTCCCGGTCCGGTCCTGATCCACTGCCACGCTGGCAAGGACCGCACAGGGCTGATCGCGGCCCTGTGCCTGGAACTGTGCGGCACGCCGCGCGGGCAGATCGCCGGGGACTACGCGGCGAGCGGTCTTGCCCTGGTGGACTTCTACGCGGAGTGGCGCCGGCGGAAGGTGCCCGGCGCCTGGGCCCGGGAAGCGCCCTTTGCGGTTTCCCGACCGGTGGACATTCTCGCCGCACTGCAGTATCTGGACACGCAGTGGAACGGCCTTTGCGCCTACCTCTCCGCCTTCGGGTTCAGTTCGCGCGAGCAGGGCCGGTTGCGTGCGCGGCTCCTTATGTGA
- a CDS encoding roadblock/LC7 domain-containing protein: MLPHLTQLVTDVDGAWAAAIGGLDGLLVEGHATTSTDLNLLVAEHAGLMRAATGAYGDTLGGGAVRELYLRGERLSVYVHPITRDFFLLLALDGRSNLGQARLYGRDAARKLEAYL; encoded by the coding sequence ATGCTGCCTCATCTGACGCAACTCGTGACCGACGTGGACGGAGCCTGGGCCGCCGCCATCGGAGGGCTGGACGGCCTGCTCGTCGAAGGCCACGCCACGACCTCCACGGACCTCAATCTTCTCGTGGCCGAGCACGCCGGCCTGATGCGCGCGGCCACCGGAGCGTATGGAGACACGCTGGGTGGCGGCGCAGTGCGGGAGCTGTACCTGCGCGGTGAACGCCTGAGCGTGTACGTCCATCCCATTACCCGTGACTTTTTCCTGCTGCTGGCCCTGGACGGCCGCAGCAACCTGGGGCAGGCGCGGCTGTACGGCCGGGACGCGGCCCGCAAACTGGAGGCGTACCTGTGA
- a CDS encoding roadblock/LC7 domain-containing protein → MRLDLLRTIPGVVASTLVGPDGLPIEVTGEAGEALAAELASFRTGLERMGRRLGTGDVTRVAFTSERVEVVAVTLGDFTLGAALVRGHDTRAAQQALARLAVEIHDLPQLESA, encoded by the coding sequence GTGAGGCTCGATCTGCTGCGCACCATTCCGGGAGTCGTCGCCAGCACCCTGGTGGGTCCTGACGGGCTGCCCATTGAAGTCACCGGCGAGGCGGGCGAGGCGCTGGCCGCCGAACTGGCATCGTTCCGCACTGGGCTGGAGCGGATGGGCCGCCGCCTGGGCACGGGCGACGTGACCCGCGTCGCCTTTACCAGCGAGCGGGTGGAGGTCGTCGCCGTCACCCTCGGCGACTTCACGCTCGGAGCGGCCCTGGTGCGCGGACACGATACCCGCGCCGCCCAGCAGGCCCTGGCCCGACTGGCCGTCGAAATTCACGATCTGCCGCAACTGGAGAGCGCATGA
- a CDS encoding roadblock/LC7 domain-containing protein, giving the protein MIQQLLDVRGIRHVALVNAQGEIVSSAGRGADITVVQAGRAVISSLQTALGQNSWQDLLLDVNDGPILLTPHGNQVLLTAFDDVASLGRIRFAVRRLLS; this is encoded by the coding sequence ATGATTCAGCAACTTCTCGATGTGCGCGGCATCCGCCACGTGGCCCTGGTCAACGCCCAGGGCGAGATCGTTTCCAGCGCCGGCCGCGGGGCCGATATCACGGTCGTGCAGGCGGGCCGGGCCGTGATCAGCAGCCTGCAGACGGCGTTGGGTCAGAACAGCTGGCAGGACCTGCTGCTCGACGTGAACGACGGACCCATCCTCCTGACCCCCCACGGCAACCAGGTGCTGCTGACCGCCTTCGACGATGTGGCGAGCCTGGGCCGAATTCGCTTCGCGGTCAGGCGGCTTCTGAGCTAA
- a CDS encoding PIG-L deacetylase family protein, with amino-acid sequence MTAPSGSQPQATLLAVFAHPDDEAFSVGGTLTHYARRGVRVVLACATRGEAGKITVPGMTVDDLGEQREKELREACRALEIGAPVFLDYHDSGRYERTRYDDPLALMNVDPLKVEVKIRALIEELQPQVLLTFDPHGAYGHIDHLQIHRATSAAFFSTGHLPGGGPQRLYYTALPHAAAEGLSRMGQDLDPLVYGVSDQTVAVRMNVSAYAENKKAALMAHGTQTGEQSLIGKMSPEERELLERRMLGTESFSIGGTRTGLSPFPLRGLFSGVPGLEALDD; translated from the coding sequence ATGACTGCTCCATCCGGTTCTCAGCCCCAGGCCACCCTCCTGGCTGTGTTTGCCCATCCCGATGACGAAGCCTTCAGCGTGGGCGGCACGCTGACGCACTACGCGCGCCGGGGCGTGCGGGTGGTGCTCGCCTGCGCCACACGTGGGGAGGCGGGCAAGATCACGGTGCCGGGCATGACGGTGGACGACCTCGGTGAACAGCGGGAAAAAGAGCTGCGCGAGGCCTGCCGTGCCCTGGAAATCGGAGCGCCAGTGTTTCTGGACTACCACGACTCGGGCCGGTACGAGCGCACCCGGTACGACGATCCCCTGGCCCTGATGAACGTCGATCCGCTGAAGGTGGAGGTCAAGATCCGCGCGCTGATCGAGGAACTGCAGCCGCAGGTGCTTCTCACTTTTGATCCGCACGGCGCGTACGGGCACATCGACCACCTGCAGATTCACCGGGCCACCTCAGCGGCGTTTTTCAGCACGGGTCACCTGCCGGGCGGCGGCCCACAGCGGCTCTACTACACGGCGCTGCCCCACGCCGCCGCCGAGGGCCTGTCGCGCATGGGGCAGGACCTCGATCCGTTGGTGTACGGCGTCAGCGACCAGACGGTGGCCGTCCGCATGAACGTCTCGGCCTACGCGGAAAACAAGAAGGCGGCCCTGATGGCCCACGGGACCCAGACGGGCGAGCAGAGCCTCATCGGCAAGATGAGTCCTGAGGAACGCGAGTTGCTGGAACGGCGAATGCTGGGGACCGAGAGCTTCAGCATCGGCGGCACCCGCACTGGCCTGAGCCCCTTTCCCCTGCGCGGGCTGTTTAGCGGTGTGCCGGGGCTGGAAGCGCTGGACGACTGA
- the gluQRS gene encoding tRNA glutamyl-Q(34) synthetase GluQRS, whose translation MNPPVPTPVGRFAPSPTGPMHLGNARTALLAWLHSRALGGRHLLRFEDLDTGRVRPAAFGTTRHDLEWLGLDWDAEFVQSQRLEVYGATLARLSGMGQTYPCTCTRREVMQAVEESAGAPHGAEPVYPGTCRLRPSHPGRPAAIRWRVPDQTVCVTDALTRETLCQQLPTEVGDFALQRNDGVFAYHLAVVVDDAAMGVTDVVRGADLWTATPRQAALQEVLGFPTPRYLHVPLMTDYRGERLAKRGGAPSLQALREGGESSGRVLSALVRSLGWEVPAEVKATDLLSLWRELLSLSTPVPAAPEH comes from the coding sequence ATGAACCCCCCCGTCCCCACCCCGGTGGGCCGCTTCGCCCCCAGCCCCACTGGGCCGATGCATCTGGGCAATGCCCGTACGGCCCTGCTCGCGTGGCTGCACTCGCGTGCGCTGGGCGGGCGGCACCTGCTGCGCTTCGAGGACCTGGACACCGGGCGGGTGCGGCCGGCGGCCTTCGGCACCACCCGGCATGACCTGGAATGGCTGGGTCTGGATTGGGACGCCGAGTTCGTCCAATCGCAGAGGCTGGAGGTGTATGGGGCCACCCTCGCGCGGCTCTCGGGGATGGGCCAGACCTACCCCTGCACCTGCACGCGGCGGGAGGTTATGCAAGCGGTAGAGGAAAGCGCCGGAGCGCCACACGGCGCGGAACCCGTCTACCCGGGCACATGCCGCCTCCGCCCCTCGCACCCGGGGCGCCCTGCGGCGATCCGCTGGCGGGTGCCCGATCAAACCGTGTGCGTGACTGACGCGCTGACGCGGGAAACCCTCTGCCAGCAGCTGCCCACCGAGGTGGGCGACTTCGCGTTGCAGCGCAACGACGGCGTGTTTGCCTATCACCTCGCCGTGGTGGTGGACGACGCGGCGATGGGCGTGACCGATGTCGTGCGCGGCGCGGACCTCTGGACGGCCACGCCCAGGCAGGCCGCATTGCAGGAAGTTCTGGGCTTCCCCACGCCCCGTTACCTGCACGTGCCGCTGATGACGGATTACCGCGGCGAGCGCCTCGCCAAGCGCGGAGGTGCGCCGTCCCTCCAGGCCCTGCGTGAGGGCGGGGAGAGTTCGGGGCGGGTGCTCTCGGCCCTTGTCCGCTCACTGGGCTGGGAGGTGCCAGCGGAGGTCAAGGCGACGGACCTCCTCTCCCTGTGGCGGGAGCTGCTCAGCCTCTCTACGCCGGTCCCCGCGGCTCCAGAGCACTGA
- the trpB gene encoding tryptophan synthase subunit beta: MTTPLPTYPQPDARGRYGRFGGRYVPETLIPALDELERAYGEAKHDSDFLNELQRLLREFVGRPSPLYLARRLTEHAGGAKIYLKREDFNYTGAHKINNCVAQALLAVRMGKKRVIAETGAGQHGVASATAAAMLGLECIVYMGAEDIRRQAMNVFRMKLLGAEVREVTSGTATLKDATNEAIRDWVTNVRDTFYILGSVVGPHPYPAMVRDFQSVIGEELKVQLQAVEGRMAPDAIVACVGGGSNAIGIFAPYAYLPAGERPRLIGTEAAGEGVDSGRHAASVAGGRIGVLHGAMMYLLNDTEGQIVPPHSISAGLDYPGIGPEHCHYAETGVAEYVPVTDAQALEALQLLTRLEGIIPALESAHAVYHAVQLARELGPEKVIVVNLSGRGDKDVAEVMRLLDLETGQEKKGEVRA; the protein is encoded by the coding sequence ATGACAACCCCGCTTCCCACCTATCCGCAGCCGGACGCGCGCGGGCGCTACGGCCGCTTCGGTGGCCGTTATGTCCCCGAAACGCTGATTCCCGCCCTTGACGAACTCGAACGCGCCTATGGCGAAGCGAAGCACGACTCCGACTTTCTGAACGAGTTGCAGCGCCTGCTGCGCGAGTTCGTGGGCCGGCCCAGCCCCCTCTACCTGGCCCGGCGGTTGACCGAGCACGCGGGCGGCGCGAAGATTTACCTCAAGCGCGAGGACTTCAACTACACCGGCGCGCACAAGATCAACAACTGTGTGGCCCAGGCCCTGCTCGCCGTGCGCATGGGCAAGAAGCGCGTGATCGCGGAGACGGGCGCCGGTCAGCACGGCGTTGCCTCGGCCACTGCCGCCGCGATGCTCGGACTGGAGTGCATCGTGTACATGGGCGCGGAGGACATCCGCCGCCAGGCCATGAACGTCTTCCGGATGAAGCTCCTGGGGGCCGAGGTCCGCGAGGTAACGAGCGGCACCGCCACCCTCAAGGACGCCACCAATGAGGCGATCCGCGACTGGGTAACGAACGTGCGCGACACCTTCTACATTCTGGGCAGCGTCGTGGGGCCGCACCCCTACCCGGCGATGGTCCGCGACTTTCAGAGTGTGATCGGCGAGGAGCTCAAGGTGCAGTTACAGGCTGTGGAGGGCCGTATGGCCCCCGACGCCATCGTGGCCTGTGTGGGAGGAGGCTCCAATGCCATCGGCATCTTCGCTCCCTACGCCTACCTGCCTGCTGGAGAGCGTCCCCGGTTGATCGGCACCGAGGCTGCCGGGGAGGGCGTGGACAGCGGCAGGCACGCGGCCAGCGTGGCGGGCGGACGCATCGGTGTGCTGCACGGCGCGATGATGTACCTGCTTAACGATACCGAGGGCCAGATCGTGCCGCCGCACTCCATCAGCGCGGGGCTGGATTACCCCGGCATTGGCCCAGAACACTGTCACTACGCCGAGACTGGTGTAGCCGAGTACGTGCCCGTCACCGACGCGCAGGCGCTCGAAGCCCTGCAACTGCTCACGCGGTTGGAGGGCATCATTCCGGCGCTCGAGAGTGCGCATGCCGTCTACCACGCCGTTCAGCTGGCGCGCGAACTCGGCCCCGAGAAGGTCATCGTCGTGAACCTTTCCGGGCGCGGCGACAAGGACGTGGCCGAGGTGATGCGGCTTTTGGATCTGGAAACAGGCCAGGAAAAGAAAGGGGAGGTGCGGGCATGA
- the trpA gene encoding tryptophan synthase subunit alpha, producing the protein MTATMTRQTEATTLHNRGACRIHAAFGRAREQGRAAFIPFMTAGYPTAEAFPAVADALLTHADLMEVGIPYSDPLGDGPTIQRASEQALAAGTSTRRTLALVKELRARHTTPIVIMTYVNPIYAVGPREFMRLAQDAGVDGLILPDLPPDQDLEIADLAAEHGLAVTFLIAPTSTPERVALVAEACTGFLYAVSVTGVTGTREGSALGEVPAMLALARQHARVPIAVGFGVKDAATAHQVAQVADGVVVGSAFINAVRAGQDVGAVAAEIAAGCKRAE; encoded by the coding sequence ATGACCGCGACCATGACGAGACAGACGGAAGCCACAACGCTGCACAACCGGGGAGCCTGCCGCATTCACGCCGCATTCGGGCGGGCACGGGAGCAGGGCCGGGCGGCCTTCATCCCCTTCATGACCGCCGGGTATCCCACCGCCGAGGCGTTTCCCGCCGTGGCAGACGCGCTGCTCACCCACGCGGACCTGATGGAAGTCGGCATTCCCTACTCCGATCCGTTGGGCGACGGCCCCACCATCCAGCGGGCCAGTGAGCAGGCCCTCGCGGCGGGTACCAGCACCCGTCGGACGCTGGCGCTGGTCAAAGAACTCCGTGCCCGCCACACCACGCCCATCGTCATCATGACCTACGTGAACCCCATCTACGCTGTCGGCCCACGCGAGTTCATGCGCCTCGCGCAGGATGCGGGCGTGGACGGCCTGATCCTGCCGGACCTGCCGCCCGATCAGGACCTCGAGATCGCGGACCTCGCCGCCGAGCACGGCCTGGCCGTGACCTTCCTGATCGCGCCCACGAGCACGCCCGAGCGCGTTGCGCTGGTAGCAGAGGCCTGCACCGGCTTCCTGTACGCGGTGAGCGTCACGGGCGTGACTGGAACCCGCGAAGGCAGCGCCCTAGGCGAAGTTCCCGCCATGCTCGCCCTCGCCCGTCAACATGCCCGTGTGCCCATCGCCGTCGGCTTTGGCGTCAAGGACGCGGCCACGGCCCATCAAGTCGCCCAGGTGGCAGACGGTGTGGTGGTTGGCAGCGCCTTTATCAATGCCGTGCGGGCTGGGCAGGATGTGGGAGCGGTGGCGGCGGAGATTGCCGCGGGGTGTAAGCGGGCGGAGTGA
- a CDS encoding aldo/keto reductase yields MHKALEVGINFFGTANVYSLGASEAVLGTGPPDFVRREEDVIVTKVQGRMRAGPNGGGSRAGRSWARSARASGGWAQTIWTWTRFNGGTRSTPTEETMEALHDVVRSGKARYIGAFALWAWQLQRALHGAETHGWTRFALVQNRLDLSHRGEVREMLPLCRLEKIGVISYGLPASGRLTRSGSPKRTLLAETDQIATRRYGANRPAGD; encoded by the coding sequence ATGCACAAAGCCCTCGAGGTCGGAATCAACTTCTTCGGGACGGCCAATGTCTATTCGCTGGGGGCGAGTGAGGCGGTTCTGGGGACGGGCCCTCCGGACTTTGTCCGCCGGGAGGAGGACGTCATCGTCACCAAGGTGCAGGGCCGGATGCGCGCGGGCCCGAACGGCGGGGGTTCTCGCGCAGGGCGGTCATGGGCGAGATCGGCAAGAGCCTCAGGCGGTTGGGCACAGACCATATGGACCTGGACCAGATTCAACGGTGGGACCCGCAGCACACCTACCGAAGAAACGATGGAAGCGCTGCACGACGTGGTCCGATCCGGGAAGGCGCGGTATATCGGTGCCTTCGCCTTGTGGGCGTGGCAACTCCAGCGGGCCCTGCACGGGGCCGAGACGCACGGGTGGACCCGCTTCGCCTTGGTGCAGAACCGCCTGGACCTCAGCCACCGCGGGGAAGTACGGGAAATGCTGCCGCTGTGCCGCTTGGAGAAGATCGGAGTGATTTCGTATGGTCTTCCCGCCTCCGGAAGACTGACGCGCAGCGGGTCACCGAAACGGACCCTCCTCGCTGAGACAGACCAGATCGCAACTCGCAGGTACGGTGCAAACCGACCGGCGGGTGACTGA
- a CDS encoding phosphoenolpyruvate carboxylase codes for MGLSSDVNTLGRTLGQVLKEQEGEAFFDLVERTRSLVREVRAGGDDAELRELLSDLDGETAGNLTRAFTWYFQLVNLAEEYERVRVLSNVQGVRPQSLEQALTELKSQGLSAEEVEALLARLDLGLTFTAHPTEMRRRTVRAHLVEIAQDIPGLESPLALERVAAHVEALWGTPELRRLKPTVQDEVKGGLNYITSIAGALPELQRDLGRAFAGVYGRPTEARLPLSFNSWMGGDRDGNPFVTPQATRETLALHRDLARRLLMEAISQAFTDLSQEELEGDEEDSYRVELRALHAAVEAGEQVDLLPRLEALRERLETEGQRRSAELLLTPLLTVARVFGQHLVSLDVREHSAQTGAAIARLLKEAGVEGDYLALPEHAKQEVLTAELRSRRPLWPAGTALPDELETVIGPIREVQAATRRVGPRAFGRYIISMSESVSDVLEPLLLAREVGFRVLPVPLFETLDDLERAPQVVWELLSIPEYRAVLGSDVQEIMLGYSDSNKDTGFLSANWALHEAQRRVSEVCRRAGVPWRFFHGRGTSIGRGGGPASRAILGQPAGTIDAGLRITEQGEALADKYSHPVLARRNLEQALYGLLLAAARPAENPPAAWTEAMTRAARASGEAYRALVDDPEFLPFFEAVTPIHEIARLNIASRPVRRPGAPTLGNLRAIPWVMSWTQNRANLPGWYGLADGLREIGPDLAREMYANWPFFRTVLDNAQMSLAKSDFLIFAEYLRLGGEGRLASQLQEAYDETVQLVQEAVGAELMANEPRLRESIKLRNPYIDPIHRIQVELLHRSRSVEGGLDEYERPLLLSLQGIAAGVRNTG; via the coding sequence ATGGGGCTAAGCAGTGACGTGAACACGCTGGGGCGCACGCTGGGACAGGTGCTGAAGGAGCAGGAGGGCGAGGCTTTTTTCGATCTGGTGGAGCGGACCCGCTCGCTCGTGCGCGAGGTGCGGGCCGGGGGTGACGACGCAGAGCTGCGCGAATTGCTCTCGGACCTGGACGGCGAGACGGCGGGGAACCTCACGCGGGCCTTTACCTGGTATTTCCAGCTTGTGAATCTGGCCGAGGAATACGAGCGGGTGCGGGTGCTGTCAAACGTTCAGGGCGTGCGCCCGCAAAGCCTGGAGCAGGCGCTGACCGAGCTGAAGTCCCAGGGGCTGAGCGCAGAGGAAGTCGAAGCCCTGCTCGCCCGCCTGGACCTGGGACTGACCTTCACCGCCCACCCCACCGAGATGCGCCGCCGCACCGTGCGCGCCCACCTGGTCGAAATCGCGCAGGATATTCCCGGGCTGGAAAGCCCACTGGCGCTGGAGCGCGTCGCCGCCCATGTGGAGGCGCTGTGGGGCACGCCCGAGCTGCGCCGCCTCAAGCCCACCGTGCAGGATGAGGTCAAGGGCGGGCTGAACTACATCACCTCCATCGCGGGGGCGCTGCCCGAGCTGCAGCGGGACCTCGGGCGGGCCTTCGCAGGGGTGTATGGGCGGCCCACGGAGGCGAGGCTGCCCCTCTCCTTCAACTCGTGGATGGGTGGGGACCGCGACGGCAACCCCTTTGTCACGCCGCAGGCCACGCGGGAAACGCTGGCGCTGCACCGCGACCTGGCCCGCCGCCTGCTGATGGAGGCCATCAGCCAAGCGTTCACGGACCTCAGTCAGGAGGAGCTGGAGGGCGACGAGGAGGACTCGTACCGGGTGGAACTGCGCGCCTTGCACGCGGCTGTAGAGGCGGGGGAACAGGTGGATTTGCTGCCCCGCCTGGAAGCCCTGCGTGAGCGGCTGGAGACGGAGGGCCAACGCCGCAGCGCCGAGCTCCTGCTCACGCCGCTGCTGACGGTGGCGCGTGTGTTCGGCCAGCACCTCGTCAGCCTCGACGTGCGCGAGCACAGCGCCCAGACGGGCGCGGCGATTGCCCGCCTCCTGAAGGAAGCCGGGGTGGAAGGCGATTACCTGGCCCTTCCCGAACACGCCAAGCAGGAGGTCCTGACGGCGGAACTGCGCTCGCGCCGTCCGCTGTGGCCTGCGGGAACAGCGCTTCCCGACGAGTTGGAGACGGTGATCGGCCCCATCCGTGAGGTGCAGGCGGCGACGCGGCGCGTCGGCCCCCGTGCTTTCGGCCGCTACATCATCTCCATGAGCGAGAGCGTCAGCGACGTGCTCGAACCGCTGCTCCTCGCCCGCGAGGTGGGCTTCCGGGTCCTGCCCGTGCCGCTGTTTGAGACGCTGGACGACCTGGAACGCGCGCCGCAAGTCGTGTGGGAACTGCTCAGCATTCCCGAGTACCGCGCCGTGCTGGGCAGTGACGTGCAGGAGATTATGCTGGGCTACAGCGACTCCAACAAGGACACCGGCTTTCTGTCCGCCAACTGGGCGCTGCACGAGGCCCAGCGCCGCGTGAGCGAGGTGTGCCGCCGGGCAGGGGTACCGTGGCGGTTCTTCCACGGGCGCGGCACATCCATCGGGCGCGGCGGTGGTCCGGCCTCCCGCGCAATTCTGGGCCAGCCCGCCGGGACGATCGACGCCGGCCTGCGGATCACCGAGCAGGGCGAGGCGCTGGCCGACAAGTACAGCCACCCGGTTCTCGCGCGGCGCAACCTCGAACAGGCGCTGTACGGCCTATTGCTGGCCGCCGCCCGCCCCGCCGAGAATCCGCCCGCCGCGTGGACGGAGGCGATGACCCGCGCCGCCCGCGCAAGTGGAGAAGCCTACCGCGCCCTGGTGGACGATCCCGAGTTCCTGCCCTTCTTCGAGGCCGTGACGCCCATCCACGAGATTGCCCGGCTGAACATCGCCTCGCGGCCCGTGCGGCGGCCCGGGGCGCCCACCCTGGGCAACCTGCGCGCCATTCCCTGGGTGATGAGCTGGACGCAGAACAGGGCCAACCTGCCCGGCTGGTACGGCCTGGCTGACGGCCTGCGCGAAATCGGGCCGGACCTCGCCCGCGAGATGTACGCCAACTGGCCCTTTTTCCGTACCGTGCTCGACAACGCGCAGATGAGCCTCGCCAAGAGTGACTTCCTGATTTTCGCCGAGTACCTGCGCCTGGGCGGCGAAGGGCGGCTGGCCTCGCAGTTGCAGGAAGCCTACGACGAAACCGTGCAGCTGGTGCAGGAAGCCGTGGGGGCCGAGCTGATGGCGAACGAGCCGAGGCTGCGCGAGAGCATCAAGCTGCGTAACCCCTACATCGACCCCATCCACCGCATTCAGGTGGAGTTGCTGCACCGTTCCCGCAGTGTGGAGGGCGGCCTGGACGAGTATGAGCGCCCGCTGCTGCTGAGCTTGCAGGGCATTGCGGCGGGGGTGCGGAATACCGGGTAA
- a CDS encoding TIGR00282 family metallophosphoesterase — protein sequence MLRVLFVGDVYGPPGRRVLGAHLPTVRSGFDFIIVNGENAAGGLGLHREAADGILRAGAGCITLGNHAWHHKDIYSLLLDEARYPIVRPLNYADPGTPGVGWRTFEVKGERLTVVNLLGRVFMEAVTNPFRAMDELLDRPDLGHVFVDFHAEATSEKAALAWHLDGRVAAVIGTHTHVATADTRILPGGTAFQTDAGFTGPSNSVIGADPAGPIERFLTERPHRFSAAGGPAELNGVIVQMEGGRALTAERYRYAEEGEERPAPGTT from the coding sequence ATGCTGCGCGTGCTGTTCGTGGGAGACGTGTACGGGCCGCCCGGCCGCCGGGTGCTGGGAGCGCACCTGCCCACCGTCCGTTCGGGGTTTGATTTCATCATCGTCAACGGCGAGAACGCCGCCGGAGGCCTGGGCCTGCACCGTGAGGCTGCCGACGGCATTCTGCGCGCGGGAGCGGGGTGCATCACCCTGGGCAACCACGCCTGGCACCACAAAGACATCTACAGCCTGTTGCTGGACGAGGCGAGGTATCCCATTGTCCGGCCCCTTAACTACGCCGATCCAGGCACGCCGGGCGTGGGCTGGCGGACCTTTGAGGTAAAAGGGGAGCGGCTGACGGTGGTCAACCTGCTCGGGCGGGTCTTTATGGAAGCGGTGACGAATCCCTTTCGGGCGATGGACGAACTGCTGGACAGGCCGGACCTCGGCCACGTTTTCGTGGACTTTCACGCTGAGGCCACGAGCGAGAAGGCAGCGCTGGCGTGGCATCTCGACGGGCGGGTGGCCGCCGTGATCGGCACGCATACGCACGTCGCCACCGCTGACACGCGCATTCTGCCCGGGGGCACCGCCTTTCAGACCGACGCAGGCTTTACCGGACCGAGCAACAGCGTGATCGGCGCAGACCCGGCCGGACCCATCGAGCGCTTTCTGACCGAGCGTCCCCACCGGTTCTCGGCGGCGGGGGGACCGGCAGAGCTCAATGGGGTGATTGTCCAGATGGAGGGGGGCCGGGCCCTGACCGCGGAGCGCTACCGTTACGCGGAAGAGGGGGAGGAGCGTCCTGCCCCCGGCACAACCTGA
- a CDS encoding prohibitin family protein, with product MTPNMPSPARFHPRTLPLTALALGVIYVLWSSVTVIPAGRAGVVFSALGGVKPGVRPSGLTFTAPLIEHAVLYDTRLQEVTLAHGQQDAAGEGAIRGRSKEGLDITADVTVQFRVNPTELPALHRELGPNYLETVVRPQVRSKVRDVVGQFGAADLISSQRQAVEAEVARQLTEVFTKNHLQLDAVLLRELKIPDSVAKAIEEKQTAEQQVQIERNRLQQADISAQRQVVVAEGEAKAAVARAKGEAQSLALRGQALRNNPQLVQLTVAEKLAPTIQTVMLPSGGNFLLDLQSLGNKGGTVTNAKP from the coding sequence ATGACGCCCAACATGCCCTCCCCTGCCCGCTTTCACCCCCGGACCCTGCCGCTGACAGCGCTGGCGCTGGGGGTGATTTACGTGCTGTGGAGCAGCGTCACCGTGATTCCGGCGGGGCGGGCAGGGGTGGTGTTCAGCGCGCTGGGCGGCGTGAAACCGGGCGTGCGGCCCAGCGGGCTGACCTTCACGGCTCCCCTGATCGAGCACGCGGTGCTGTACGACACCCGGCTGCAGGAGGTCACCCTCGCGCACGGCCAGCAGGACGCGGCGGGTGAGGGGGCCATCCGGGGCCGCAGCAAAGAGGGCCTGGACATCACAGCGGACGTGACGGTGCAGTTCCGCGTCAACCCGACCGAACTGCCCGCCCTGCACCGCGAACTCGGCCCGAACTACCTGGAAACGGTGGTGCGGCCCCAGGTCCGCTCCAAAGTCCGCGACGTGGTGGGGCAATTCGGGGCCGCAGACCTGATCTCGTCTCAGCGGCAGGCGGTGGAAGCGGAAGTCGCGCGGCAACTGACGGAGGTGTTTACCAAAAACCACCTCCAGCTCGACGCCGTGCTGCTGCGCGAGTTAAAGATTCCCGACTCCGTGGCCAAGGCCATCGAGGAAAAGCAGACCGCCGAGCAGCAGGTCCAGATCGAGCGCAACCGTCTGCAGCAGGCCGACATCTCGGCCCAGCGTCAGGTGGTGGTGGCCGAGGGCGAGGCCAAGGCGGCCGTCGCCCGCGCGAAGGGGGAGGCGCAGTCGCTCGCCCTGCGCGGCCAGGCCCTGAGAAACAACCCCCAGCTCGTGCAGCTTACGGTGGCCGAAAAGCTCGCCCCGACCATCCAGACCGTGATGCTGCCCTCGGGCGGGAACTTCCTGCTGGACCTGCAATCGCTGGGAAACAAGGGCGGGACGGTGACGAACGCCAAGCCCTGA